Sequence from the Penicillium oxalicum strain HP7-1 chromosome IV, whole genome shotgun sequence genome:
ACTGGGACGCCTGAAGTTAGATTGATAAGCCGAATTAGGCATGGCCGTGGCTGCGATTGAGTCACCTTGAAAAGCTTCTCACTTTGACCTCTGGTTCATGTGGACGACACCCTGTTTTTTTATCAGATCGCATTGCTGTTTACTATTCGCTCAGCTGAAACAACTCCTCCTTGCATGGGATCCGATCTTTCCGATCCTGATTTGTGGCCCGTGCATAGGTTTGCTTTTTTAGGTTGAGAATTTGGTTACATCAAGTATGTGTACTCGAAGGTCTATGGAAGAGGGTTTCATCTTGATAGGAGGGTCAACTACCACCTGCACCTACCGACCCGTCTTTTGAATATCTTTGACCGTAATAGGATAGCTTCTCTAATCCCATCTCATCTATCATCAACATAGCTATCGCCTTGATCCACTGCAGGAACAATTCTGAAGTTCATTCGAGGAACAGTCCATATGAGCTGACTAGAATCACCTCGTAAAGATACCTATGTTGACGTCAACGAGATTTCAATGCGATACGCGGACAGCAGCTAGCCTACACTCTGCTTTTCTGCGGGTGCGTCACCGTTCTTGGAAAAGTATTCAAAGTGGAGGCCCGTCCTTCAGTCTTGTGTGTTTGATTCCGCTGCTGATGCACGGAGCTCTCGAGCGGCGACTAGGGGACTCCCGGCGAGAATTTTTTCAAAATCGTGAGCGTCCAAACAAGCGCGGCGTGAGTTGAGAACGCTTGATTCCACTCGAGCAAACATGCGATGCCTATACGCATCAAGCGCTTTTGACAGGGTCTCCAAGTCGGAAATGCTGTGATGTGATCAGAGACCCAACATCGGTAACTCGTTGACACAGGAGTATTCTTACCCGCTTGGTCTCAGATCCACGCTCTTGATCAAGTCTTCCACGTCGACGATAGCGTTATTTGCGCCCTCGCCACGGACTAAATGAAATGTCAGTGTGACCTTGAATTCCCATACACCAGTCAATTGATGTCTTACACATTGTCATGGTGTGCGCCGAGTCCCCCATCAGTACTGCACGAGGGTGAGCCGGAGATCTTTGAGGATTGAAGAGCCAGTCATCAATGCGAATTGATCGAGCCTCCGCATCACTTGGAAGCTGTTGAATCAATGAGCGGAACGGCTCTGCCCAGTTGTCGGACAGGGTCTTCATCAACGCAATTCGGTCGACATTTTGCTCGGGCAGCACGATCGCCTTGTCGTCGGCCCAGGAGATAATGAGCTGCACGTGGTAGCGGTCTTTGCTGCTCTCGTTGAAGTTACTGGGGGTGTCAAGAACTATGGTCTAGGTCAGTTGATGGGGTGCGTTCCTCCCGACAATGGAGGCATGACCTACAgctgaaaaagaaaaagatgttGGTGTCCGGATGAGATCCCTGGAAAATGTATGGGTCAATCGATTGGACGCCACCCAGCTCCTCGGCGCTATAAAGCGCCGAGGCCCCAAGCAGCTGCACTGGCAGTGGATTCA
This genomic interval carries:
- a CDS encoding putative FAD-dependent monooxygenase, encoding MSETPAPVLIVGAGISGLVLAQYLHSQGIRFEIFERDAAVDARTGGWGLTLHWSLPALRALLPPQLVKRFPETFVNKDASLRGDTGSFQFFNLKSGEALFSIPAEERIRVNRGRLRELLTSGVNVQWSKSLTSIDSSADSITAHFEDGSSCTGSLLIAADGARSRVRQILYPESCQMNPLPVQLLGASALYSAEELGGVQSIDPYIFQGSHPDTNIFFFFSFLDTPSNFNESSKDRYHVQLIISWADDKAIVLPEQNVDRIALMKTLSDNWAEPFRSLIQQLPSDAEARSIRIDDWLFNPQRSPAHPRAVLMGDSAHTMTMFRGEGANNAIVDVEDLIKSVDLRPSGISDLETLSKALDAYRHRMFARVESSVLNSRRACLDAHDFEKILAGSPLVAARELRASAAESNTQD